One Bradyrhizobium sp. ISRA464 genomic window carries:
- a CDS encoding beta-(1-6) glucans synthase — translation MEPISLRTPLALLLISLSVIAAVWWWLATPITLVRAPIDPNAKLQCVSYTPFRGAQTPLDPSTQIPAEQIEQDLTELAKVTDCVRTYSIENGLDQVPGIAAKAGLKVMQGIWLGSNRFKNLQQIAIAVRLAKQYPDVITSLIVGNEVLLRGEMTTADLAANIRAVKAQANVPVTYADVWEYWLKNREIYDAVDFVTIHILPYWEDMPVKAKFAAAHVDDIRKRMAVAFPGKEILIGETGWPSAGRMREGALPSRTNQARVVSEILDLAKREGFRVNLIEAYDQPWKRKLEGTVGGYWGLFDSVHRQVKYPPGVAISNYPAWKLHMACGMVLSVFTFLAAWLTLRRRPWTPRPSAWLAVGVSATTAGTLLGIGVDKMTYESYGAGGWLIWGALLAAGIAAPLLTAHALVAGRPLPTFLELLGPRDYRGKGALAALLAIVLAGTTVIATETALGFTFDPRYRDFPYASLTMAVVPFALLTLFNRPKEGTRPIAESVFAGLLAIAAAYTLYNEGTINWQSDWTCAMYLLLAATLWRARAAQNPG, via the coding sequence ATGGAACCGATTTCGCTTCGTACGCCGCTGGCGCTTCTCCTAATTTCACTGTCGGTCATCGCAGCCGTGTGGTGGTGGCTTGCCACACCGATCACGCTTGTGCGCGCGCCGATCGATCCCAACGCTAAGCTGCAATGCGTGTCCTACACGCCGTTCCGCGGTGCCCAGACGCCGCTGGATCCGTCGACGCAGATTCCGGCCGAGCAGATTGAGCAAGACCTGACCGAGCTCGCCAAGGTCACCGATTGCGTCCGCACCTATTCGATCGAGAACGGTCTCGATCAGGTGCCGGGCATCGCGGCCAAGGCTGGCCTCAAGGTGATGCAGGGCATCTGGCTCGGCAGCAACCGCTTCAAGAACCTGCAGCAGATCGCGATCGCGGTGCGGCTCGCCAAGCAATATCCAGACGTGATCACCTCGCTGATCGTCGGCAACGAGGTGCTCCTGCGCGGCGAGATGACCACCGCCGATCTCGCCGCCAACATCCGCGCCGTCAAGGCACAGGCCAACGTTCCCGTCACCTATGCCGACGTCTGGGAATACTGGTTGAAGAACCGCGAGATCTATGACGCGGTCGATTTCGTCACCATTCACATCCTGCCGTATTGGGAGGACATGCCGGTCAAGGCTAAGTTCGCCGCCGCCCATGTCGACGACATCCGCAAGCGGATGGCGGTGGCGTTCCCGGGCAAGGAGATCCTGATCGGCGAGACCGGCTGGCCGAGCGCCGGGCGGATGCGGGAAGGCGCACTGCCGTCGCGCACCAACCAGGCGCGCGTGGTTTCCGAGATCCTGGACCTCGCCAAGCGCGAGGGTTTTCGCGTCAACCTGATCGAGGCCTATGACCAGCCCTGGAAGCGCAAGCTCGAGGGTACCGTCGGCGGCTATTGGGGCCTGTTCGATTCCGTGCACCGGCAGGTGAAGTATCCGCCTGGTGTCGCGATCAGCAACTATCCCGCGTGGAAGCTGCACATGGCCTGCGGCATGGTGCTGAGCGTCTTCACCTTCCTTGCGGCGTGGCTGACGCTGCGGCGCCGGCCGTGGACGCCGCGGCCTTCGGCCTGGCTCGCGGTCGGTGTCTCCGCGACGACCGCGGGCACGCTGCTTGGGATCGGCGTCGACAAGATGACCTATGAGAGCTATGGCGCCGGTGGCTGGCTGATATGGGGCGCGTTGCTGGCGGCCGGGATTGCCGCGCCGCTGCTGACCGCGCATGCGCTGGTCGCCGGCCGCCCGCTGCCGACCTTCCTCGAATTGCTCGGGCCGCGCGACTACCGCGGCAAGGGCGCGCTCGCGGCGCTGCTCGCGATCGTGCTGGCCGGGACCACTGTCATCGCCACCGAGACTGCGCTCGGCTTCACCTTCGACCCCCGCTATCGCGATTTCCCCTATGCCTCGCTGACCATGGCGGTGGTGCCGTTCGCGCTGCTGACCCTGTTCAACCGCCCGAAGGAGGGTACCCGTCCGATCGCGGAATCGGTGTTTGCCGGCCTGCTCGCGATCGCTGCGGCCTACACGCTCTACAACGAGGGCACGATCAACTGGCAGTCCGACTGGACCTGCGCGATGTACCTTTTGCTCGCCGCTACGCTGTGGCGGGCGCGGGCCGCGCAAAACCCAGGATAA
- a CDS encoding adenylate/guanylate cyclase domain-containing protein — protein MIDEKKLEERLVALEAAKSWSPRVVSRLEMLLRSGTDEALYRINPIQFATEKSIAEAEAIDLFLHACVAGLFDMDWLLVCPMCSDVVESFRSLRKLHTHFHCHLCQSDYDAALDDYITVTFTVSPAVRSIRFHRPDALSAWDYVFHYKMTPGGVMPDGVPWSETAKGLVRALTRIEPGSAANLEIDAAEGALLGQDFESDAQFLVPVARGAGVAPPHVSVMLDGGKCVAATASIAPGKVGFEVHNAGKLPVVFGILQLPTATFQRPKLRFTPSLSGKRLLMTQTFRDFFRSEVISATEGIAVLDVTLVFTDLKGSTALYERIGDLNAYIQVQRHFQHLLDATVRHNGAVTKTIGDAVMAAFLTSADAVQAALDMREAVDQLNRDRPQRDFILKIGVHRGASIAVTLNERLDYFGQTVNIAARVQNLADGDEICITEEVYGAPAVAEIIAPYPVAKSQAELKGVSRAMSVYRLARMPS, from the coding sequence ATGATCGACGAGAAAAAGCTCGAAGAGCGCCTGGTCGCGCTCGAAGCGGCCAAATCCTGGAGTCCGCGCGTCGTTTCGCGGCTGGAGATGCTGCTGCGCTCGGGCACGGACGAGGCACTCTACCGCATCAACCCGATCCAGTTCGCCACTGAGAAATCGATTGCCGAGGCTGAAGCGATCGACCTTTTCCTCCATGCCTGTGTGGCTGGGCTGTTCGATATGGACTGGCTGCTCGTCTGTCCGATGTGCTCCGACGTTGTCGAGAGCTTCCGAAGCCTGCGCAAGCTGCACACGCATTTCCACTGCCACCTCTGTCAAAGCGATTACGATGCCGCGCTCGACGATTACATCACGGTGACGTTTACGGTTTCGCCCGCGGTACGCAGCATCCGTTTCCATAGACCGGATGCGCTTTCGGCCTGGGATTACGTCTTCCACTACAAAATGACGCCAGGCGGCGTCATGCCGGACGGCGTGCCATGGAGCGAGACTGCCAAAGGGCTGGTGAGGGCGCTCACCCGCATAGAGCCAGGTTCTGCAGCCAATCTCGAGATCGATGCCGCCGAAGGCGCGCTTCTGGGCCAGGATTTCGAAAGCGACGCCCAGTTTCTTGTCCCGGTCGCAAGGGGGGCGGGTGTAGCGCCACCGCATGTGTCGGTCATGCTCGACGGTGGCAAATGCGTGGCCGCCACAGCGAGCATCGCGCCCGGCAAGGTCGGGTTCGAAGTTCACAACGCTGGCAAGCTGCCAGTGGTATTCGGCATCCTGCAGCTTCCAACGGCGACGTTTCAGCGCCCGAAGCTTCGCTTCACGCCATCCTTATCCGGCAAGCGACTGCTGATGACACAAACCTTTCGCGACTTCTTCCGCTCAGAGGTGATCAGCGCGACGGAGGGCATTGCGGTTCTCGACGTGACCCTCGTATTCACCGATCTCAAGGGCTCGACGGCGCTCTACGAGCGGATCGGCGACCTGAACGCCTACATTCAGGTGCAGCGGCACTTCCAGCATCTTCTCGACGCCACTGTTCGGCACAATGGCGCCGTCACAAAGACCATCGGTGACGCCGTGATGGCGGCGTTTTTGACTTCGGCCGATGCGGTGCAGGCGGCGCTTGATATGCGCGAGGCCGTGGATCAGCTCAATCGGGACCGCCCGCAGCGTGATTTCATCCTGAAAATCGGCGTGCATCGGGGGGCCTCGATCGCGGTCACGCTCAACGAGCGGCTCGATTATTTTGGCCAGACGGTGAATATCGCAGCGCGGGTGCAGAACCTTGCCGATGGCGACGAGATTTGCATCACCGAGGAGGTTTATGGCGCGCCGGCTGTGGCGGAGATTATTGCGCCATACCCGGTGGCAAAGAGCCAGGCGGAACTCAAGGGCGTCAGCAGGGCCATGTCGGTTTATCGTCTGGCCCGAATGCCATCCTAG
- a CDS encoding glycosyltransferase, which produces MRAVVAVLLLVTAAHAALWGLFQEKQSAPDFRGTLPSLSYAPFEPGHTVVDLAADTEKVRADLKKLSALTRAVRLYSSTEGNELVPPIAAEFGMKVTVGAWVDKDANRNNREIEAAINLAKRNSNVIGIVVGNETVFRGEQIPLENLGSVPEIGISPEESERILREEAQRIRDAEAQPEDKRAEASKWAVAENNVHRLIKLIQRVKKSVSVPVTTGEIWNIWRDHPQLANSADFIAAHVLPYWENFTDKQAVDQAVDRFNLLRDLFPGKRIMIAEFGWPSQGYNLRNAEPGPFEQASVLRNFVTRADAIGMDYNIVEAIDQPWKFFEGGVGPYWGILNADREAKFAWTGPITNLNYWKIAAVAVLVGLFMSLPILRLDSPTVMQTLLLSAAANGVGAWVATVFSYWTTHYFVWGSAFALSLGLVLLVPLVLIAMARIEEIAAVAFGHGPRRLIGKSASLAPATIGENVSFPKVSIHIPAYYEPVEMLKQTLDAVSRLDYPNFECICIINNTPDPEFWRPIQDHCRLLGERFKFINAEKVQGFKAGALRIAMDRTAADAEIIGIIDADYVVHPDWLKDLVPAFADPRVGLVQAPQEHRDGDRSLMHYIMNGEYAGFFDIGMVQRNEFNAIIVHGTMCLIRRAAMDKAGGWSSDTICEDTDLGLTIQQQGWLTHYTNVRYGEGLLPDTYEAFKKQRHRWAYGGFQIVKKHWRRFLPGASRLTPDQRREFSLGWLNWLGAESLGVVVAILNLIWVPIVAFADIAIPDKILTLPIIASFVVSLVHFVALYRLRVKIKAGQMLGAMIAAMSVQWTVSRAVAQGLITEHLAFARTSKGGLSRMSIEFQAFWEAVIGVLLLIGAVVLVATNGYKQVREIYIFAAVLVLESLPFLSAVAIAILENSRINEFSFWRNSAIRTAELIGLRPVSLPSVAAPSQPVGSDMRRDS; this is translated from the coding sequence ATGCGCGCCGTCGTCGCCGTCCTGTTGCTTGTCACCGCCGCTCACGCCGCATTGTGGGGCCTGTTCCAGGAGAAACAGTCGGCGCCGGATTTCCGCGGCACGCTGCCGAGCCTCTCCTATGCACCGTTCGAACCGGGCCACACCGTCGTTGACCTTGCGGCCGACACCGAGAAGGTGCGTGCGGACCTGAAGAAGTTGTCCGCCTTGACGCGGGCAGTCCGCCTCTATTCGTCGACCGAAGGCAATGAACTCGTGCCGCCGATCGCCGCCGAGTTTGGCATGAAGGTCACGGTCGGCGCCTGGGTCGACAAGGACGCCAACCGCAACAATCGCGAGATCGAGGCCGCGATCAACCTTGCCAAGCGGAACAGCAACGTCATCGGCATCGTGGTCGGCAACGAAACCGTGTTCCGTGGCGAGCAGATCCCGCTCGAGAATCTTGGTTCGGTCCCCGAGATCGGTATCTCGCCCGAGGAGTCCGAACGGATCCTCCGCGAGGAAGCCCAGCGGATTCGGGACGCGGAGGCGCAGCCCGAAGACAAGCGCGCTGAGGCATCGAAATGGGCGGTCGCGGAGAACAACGTCCATCGGCTGATCAAGCTGATTCAGCGCGTCAAGAAATCGGTCAGCGTTCCCGTGACGACCGGCGAAATCTGGAACATCTGGCGCGACCATCCCCAGCTCGCCAACTCCGCCGACTTCATCGCGGCGCACGTGCTGCCCTACTGGGAAAACTTCACCGACAAGCAGGCGGTGGATCAGGCGGTCGACCGCTTCAACCTGTTGCGCGACCTGTTCCCCGGCAAGCGCATCATGATCGCCGAATTCGGCTGGCCGAGTCAGGGCTACAATTTGCGCAACGCCGAGCCGGGCCCGTTCGAACAGGCCTCGGTGCTGCGGAACTTCGTCACCCGCGCCGATGCCATCGGCATGGACTACAACATCGTCGAAGCGATCGATCAGCCCTGGAAGTTCTTCGAAGGCGGCGTCGGGCCTTACTGGGGCATTCTCAACGCAGACCGCGAGGCGAAGTTCGCCTGGACCGGTCCGATCACGAATCTGAACTACTGGAAGATCGCTGCGGTCGCCGTGCTCGTCGGGCTGTTCATGTCGTTGCCGATCCTGCGGCTGGATTCACCGACCGTGATGCAGACGCTGCTGCTGTCGGCCGCGGCCAACGGCGTCGGAGCGTGGGTTGCGACGGTGTTCTCCTACTGGACCACGCACTATTTCGTCTGGGGCTCCGCCTTTGCGCTCAGCCTCGGCCTGGTCTTGCTCGTTCCGCTGGTGCTGATCGCGATGGCGCGGATCGAGGAGATCGCGGCCGTGGCGTTCGGTCACGGCCCGCGTCGCCTGATCGGCAAGAGCGCATCGCTTGCGCCGGCCACGATCGGCGAGAACGTGTCGTTCCCGAAGGTCTCGATCCACATCCCCGCCTATTACGAACCGGTCGAGATGCTGAAGCAGACGCTCGATGCGGTGTCGCGGCTCGACTACCCGAATTTCGAATGCATCTGCATCATCAACAACACGCCTGATCCGGAGTTCTGGCGGCCGATCCAGGATCATTGCAGGCTTCTGGGCGAGCGCTTCAAGTTCATCAACGCCGAGAAGGTGCAAGGCTTCAAGGCCGGCGCGCTGCGCATCGCGATGGACCGTACCGCGGCGGACGCCGAGATCATCGGCATCATCGATGCCGACTATGTCGTGCATCCGGACTGGCTGAAGGATCTGGTGCCGGCCTTTGCCGACCCGCGCGTCGGCCTCGTGCAGGCGCCGCAGGAGCATCGCGACGGCGATCGCTCGCTGATGCACTACATCATGAACGGCGAATATGCCGGCTTCTTCGACATCGGCATGGTCCAGCGCAACGAGTTCAACGCCATCATCGTGCACGGCACGATGTGCCTGATCCGCCGCGCCGCGATGGACAAGGCCGGCGGCTGGTCCAGCGATACGATCTGCGAGGACACCGATCTCGGGCTGACGATCCAGCAGCAGGGCTGGCTCACGCACTACACCAATGTGCGCTACGGCGAAGGCCTCCTCCCCGACACCTACGAGGCATTCAAGAAGCAGCGTCACCGGTGGGCCTATGGCGGCTTCCAGATCGTCAAGAAGCACTGGCGGCGCTTCCTGCCCGGTGCCAGCCGCCTGACACCCGATCAGCGCCGCGAGTTCTCGCTGGGCTGGCTCAATTGGCTGGGTGCCGAAAGCCTCGGCGTCGTGGTCGCGATTCTCAACCTGATCTGGGTGCCGATCGTTGCCTTTGCCGACATCGCAATTCCGGACAAGATCCTGACGCTGCCAATTATCGCCTCCTTCGTCGTCTCGCTGGTGCACTTCGTGGCGCTGTACCGGTTGCGGGTGAAGATCAAGGCTGGCCAGATGCTGGGGGCCATGATCGCGGCGATGAGCGTGCAGTGGACCGTGTCGCGCGCGGTGGCCCAGGGCCTGATCACCGAGCACCTCGCATTCGCACGCACCTCGAAGGGCGGCCTGTCGCGGATGTCGATCGAATTCCAGGCGTTCTGGGAAGCCGTGATCGGCGTTCTGCTCCTGATCGGCGCCGTCGTGCTGGTCGCCACCAACGGATACAAGCAGGTGCGTGAGATCTACATCTTCGCCGCCGTGCTGGTGCTGGAAAGCCTGCCGTTCCTGTCAGCGGTTGCCATCGCGATCCTGGAGAATTCGCGGATCAACGAGTTCTCGTTCTGGCGCAACAGCGCGATCCGCACGGCGGAACTAATCGGCCTGCGCCCGGTCAGCCTGCCTTCGGTTGCCGCCCCGTCCCAGCCGGTCGGCTCTGACATGCGCCGGGATAGCTGA
- a CDS encoding beta-1-3, beta-1-6-glucan biosynthesis protein produces MRRRLLELKNTGLRHLAVTGLALLMGAGGAFAQSGTPNPPDQAKQQSGNPADANANAAKENNQRKTDEFIEAQQAINGPAGNPECVWLGRRVVRLMWLDDLDTAFRHLDLYDRFGCPGGHVQAAFRCLTRFGAQIDDKVPRSLDGRIHACWVNPGAQPQPAAAASPSPAPSTAGNASPPPAASPSPAPTPSASPTPAK; encoded by the coding sequence ATGCGTCGACGGCTGCTTGAGTTGAAGAACACGGGTTTGCGCCACCTTGCCGTAACGGGCCTTGCGCTTCTAATGGGGGCCGGCGGCGCTTTCGCCCAGAGCGGCACGCCCAATCCGCCGGATCAGGCCAAGCAACAGTCCGGAAATCCGGCCGACGCCAACGCAAATGCCGCGAAGGAAAATAATCAGCGCAAGACCGACGAGTTCATCGAGGCCCAGCAGGCCATCAACGGCCCGGCCGGCAACCCGGAATGCGTCTGGCTCGGGCGCCGGGTCGTCCGCTTGATGTGGCTTGACGATCTCGACACCGCCTTCCGCCATCTTGATCTTTACGACCGGTTCGGCTGCCCCGGCGGACACGTCCAGGCGGCCTTCCGTTGCCTGACCCGGTTCGGCGCCCAGATCGACGATAAGGTGCCGCGCAGCCTCGACGGCCGGATCCACGCCTGCTGGGTCAACCCGGGCGCACAGCCGCAGCCAGCGGCAGCGGCCTCACCCAGCCCGGCGCCGTCGACCGCCGGCAATGCTTCGCCCCCGCCGGCGGCATCGCCCTCGCCTGCGCCGACGCCGTCGGCCTCACCGACGCCTGCGAAATAG
- a CDS encoding IS630 family transposase (programmed frameshift), with protein MGAAVAITRLDLTAGELRKAARREKNSTVARRILALALVLEGADRKKAAESCGMDRQTLRDWVHRYNAEGLAGLRSRKPTGPRSRLTTEQQAELAALVEAGPDPEQHGVVRWRRVDLRDALERRFGVKLHERSVGKVLAKLGYRRLSVRPRHPQADEAAQEAFQKNFATTLTTTLPAHAQGKPIEIWFQDEARIGQQGTLTRVWAKRGSRPRAPRDRRYDWAYLFGAACPQRGVAAGLVMPTANAEAMSLHLEAISRKVAPDAHAVLVFDGAGYHSAGTVRAPENITLLQLPPYAPELNPIENVWQYLRANKLAITVFDDYDDIVAKTCEAWNFFANDPDRIASITSRTWATVNP; from the exons ATGGGGGCAGCGGTAGCGATTACGCGGCTTGATTTGACCGCGGGCGAGCTTCGGAAGGCGGCGCGCAGAGAGAAGAATAGTACGGTAGCGCGGCGGATATTGGCGCTTGCGCTTGTGCTGGAGGGCGCGGACCGCAAGAAGGCAGCCGAAAGTTGCGGGATGGATCGTCAGACCCTGCGGGACTGGGTGCATCGTTATAACGCCGAAGGCTTGGCGGGACTGCGGTCGCGCAAACCGACGGGACCGCGGTCGCGGCTGACGACAGAGCAGCAGGCCGAATTGGCCGCGTTGGTCGAGGCCGGTCCCGATCCTGAGCAGCATGGGGTCGTACGTTGGCGGCGGGTGGATTTGCGCGACGCGCTTGAGCGGCGGTTTGGCGTCAAACTGCACGAACGTTCGGTCGGCAAGGTTCTGGCCAAGCTCGGGTACCGCCGGCTCTCGGTGCGGCCGCGCCATCCGCAAGCCGATGAAGCGGCTCAGGAAGCGT TTCAAAAAAACTTTGCTACGACCCTCACGACAACGCTCCCCGCTCACGCCCAAGGCAAGCCGATCGAAATCTGGTTCCAGGACGAGGCGCGGATCGGCCAGCAGGGCACGCTGACACGCGTGTGGGCCAAGCGTGGCTCACGGCCTCGCGCGCCGCGCGATCGACGTTACGATTGGGCTTATCTCTTCGGTGCCGCCTGTCCTCAACGTGGCGTCGCCGCGGGTCTTGTCATGCCGACGGCAAATGCAGAGGCGATGTCACTGCATTTGGAGGCAATCAGCCGCAAAGTTGCACCCGACGCACATGCCGTTCTCGTCTTCGACGGCGCCGGCTATCACAGTGCCGGCACCGTCCGAGCTCCGGAAAATATCACTCTGTTACAGCTGCCGCCTTATGCGCCCGAGCTCAATCCGATTGAAAACGTCTGGCAGTACCTGCGCGCCAACAAGCTCGCCATCACCGTCTTCGACGACTACGACGATATCGTCGCCAAGACCTGCGAAGCCTGGAACTTCTTCGCAAATGATCCAGATCGCATCGCCTCAATCACAAGCCGCACTTGGGCAACAGTCAATCCTTAG
- the glmU gene encoding bifunctional UDP-N-acetylglucosamine diphosphorylase/glucosamine-1-phosphate N-acetyltransferase GlmU gives MTARSSLTVVLAAGEGTRMRSSLPKVLHPVAGQSLLSHVLDAAAAGEGASLAVVIGPDHQAVADEVHRVRPDAQTFIQRERLGTAHAVLAAREALVRGADDLLVAFGDTPLISAETFARLRAPLQRGAALAVLGFRAADPTGYGRLVVENGKLVAIREQADASAEERKITLCNAGVMAFDGSRALAIIEKIGNANAKGEFYLTDAVGIVRELGLEAVVIETSEDEVRGINTKAQLAEAEAVMQARLRKQALDAGVTMIAPETVYLAADTTFGKDVTIEPFVVIGPGVSIADGAVIHSFSHIVEASIGKKVSVGPYARIRPGTSLGDGVRIGNFVETKAATLEAGVKVNHLSYVGDAHVGANSNLGAGTITCNYDGFLKHKTLIGEGAFVGTNSSLVAPVKIGKGAYIGSGSVITKDVPDDALAVERSQQTIREGGAARYREIKLKEKAAKGK, from the coding sequence ATGACTGCGCGATCGAGCCTGACGGTGGTGCTTGCGGCCGGCGAGGGGACGCGCATGCGCTCGTCGCTGCCCAAGGTGCTGCATCCCGTGGCCGGCCAGTCGCTGCTGTCGCATGTGCTTGACGCCGCCGCTGCGGGCGAGGGGGCCTCGCTCGCCGTCGTGATCGGGCCGGACCACCAGGCCGTCGCCGACGAGGTGCACCGCGTGCGGCCCGACGCACAGACCTTCATCCAGCGCGAGCGGCTCGGTACCGCGCATGCGGTGCTCGCCGCGCGCGAGGCGCTGGTCCGCGGCGCCGACGACCTCCTGGTCGCATTCGGCGACACGCCATTGATCTCGGCCGAGACATTTGCGCGCTTGCGCGCGCCGCTGCAGCGGGGCGCGGCGCTGGCGGTGCTCGGCTTCCGTGCCGCCGATCCGACCGGCTATGGCCGGCTCGTGGTCGAGAACGGCAAGCTGGTTGCGATCCGCGAGCAGGCCGACGCCAGCGCCGAGGAACGCAAGATCACGCTGTGCAATGCCGGCGTGATGGCGTTCGACGGCAGCCGCGCGCTCGCGATCATCGAGAAGATCGGCAATGCTAACGCCAAGGGCGAATTTTATCTGACCGATGCCGTCGGCATCGTCAGGGAACTGGGACTGGAGGCCGTCGTGATCGAAACCAGCGAAGACGAAGTGCGCGGCATCAACACCAAGGCGCAGCTCGCCGAGGCCGAGGCCGTGATGCAGGCGCGGCTGCGCAAGCAGGCGCTCGACGCCGGCGTGACGATGATCGCGCCCGAGACCGTCTATCTCGCTGCCGACACCACGTTCGGCAAGGACGTCACGATCGAGCCGTTCGTGGTGATCGGCCCCGGCGTGTCGATCGCCGACGGCGCGGTGATCCATTCCTTCTCCCACATCGTCGAGGCGAGCATCGGCAAGAAGGTCTCGGTCGGTCCCTATGCGCGGATCCGGCCCGGCACCTCGCTCGGCGACGGCGTGCGGATCGGCAATTTCGTCGAGACCAAGGCGGCGACGCTCGAGGCCGGCGTCAAGGTCAACCATCTCTCCTATGTCGGCGATGCCCATGTCGGCGCCAATTCCAACCTCGGCGCCGGCACCATCACCTGCAACTATGACGGCTTCCTCAAGCACAAGACGTTGATCGGCGAGGGCGCCTTCGTCGGCACCAACTCGTCGCTGGTGGCGCCGGTCAAGATCGGCAAGGGCGCCTATATCGGCTCGGGCTCGGTCATCACCAAGGACGTGCCGGACGACGCGCTGGCCGTGGAGCGCAGCCAGCAGACCATCCGCGAAGGCGGCGCCGCGCGCTACCGCGAGATCAAGCTGAAGGAGAAGGCGGCGAAGGGGAAGTGA